In Corynebacterium endometrii, one DNA window encodes the following:
- a CDS encoding DUF418 domain-containing protein has translation MTQAQQNHRMIVPDIARGLALLGIALANVPTAWAPASPELRASSLGGVVHAADVPTVMVTAVTAHSRGLPMFSTLLGFGVGLLAMSLWRKGYPLPAARGRLILRYGILALFGIIHGVLLFFGDIMMLYGFAGIVLAVLMPMRNKALMTTAWVLLGIWLALGLLSTMIVAFLGAGMDVFAVPGAGASYGETLGINANWMLSQLTTLPVFLLSYLPVMLIGFVWARRGVLAHVDKHRPMLWRWVITGAVVAAGVGIPWGLAALGVLPAGWEPGLAMLNSLLGVLTGPAILAGLALACEGTQRKVDAGGTMPLPLQVAAALGKRSMSGYILQSIVLFILVQPYLLGLGANAGATMLGLMAAGAWAAMLIAAWVWEKMGWQGPFEWVHRHLAYGRTGALPARKPLEQ, from the coding sequence ATGACACAGGCACAGCAGAACCACCGCATGATTGTCCCGGACATCGCCCGTGGCTTGGCGTTGTTGGGCATCGCCCTGGCGAACGTCCCCACCGCATGGGCGCCGGCGAGCCCGGAGTTACGGGCCAGCAGCTTGGGCGGGGTGGTCCATGCCGCTGATGTTCCCACCGTCATGGTTACGGCCGTGACGGCGCATTCGCGCGGGTTACCGATGTTTTCCACGCTGCTGGGCTTCGGCGTTGGCTTGCTGGCCATGAGCCTGTGGCGCAAGGGCTATCCGCTTCCCGCCGCCCGGGGCCGCCTCATCCTCCGGTACGGGATCCTCGCCCTTTTTGGCATTATCCACGGAGTCCTGTTGTTCTTTGGTGACATAATGATGCTCTACGGCTTCGCTGGCATAGTGCTGGCTGTGCTGATGCCTATGAGGAATAAGGCGCTGATGACTACCGCGTGGGTGCTCCTGGGAATATGGCTGGCCCTGGGATTGCTGTCCACGATGATAGTGGCCTTCCTCGGGGCGGGGATGGACGTCTTTGCGGTTCCGGGGGCTGGAGCGTCTTACGGGGAGACGCTGGGGATTAATGCGAATTGGATGCTCTCTCAGTTAACAACCCTGCCCGTGTTTTTGCTGTCCTATTTGCCGGTGATGTTGATCGGTTTTGTGTGGGCCCGCCGGGGCGTGCTCGCCCATGTGGATAAGCACCGTCCCATGCTGTGGCGCTGGGTCATTACGGGCGCGGTGGTGGCCGCAGGCGTGGGCATTCCGTGGGGCCTAGCGGCCCTTGGGGTGCTGCCCGCCGGGTGGGAACCCGGCTTGGCTATGCTAAATTCCTTGCTCGGTGTGCTCACCGGCCCGGCAATCCTGGCGGGCCTGGCGCTGGCCTGTGAGGGGACACAAAGGAAGGTCGACGCCGGCGGTACTATGCCTCTACCGCTTCAGGTGGCCGCGGCGCTGGGTAAGCGGTCCATGAGCGGCTATATCCTGCAATCCATCGTGCTATTTATCTTGGTCCAGCCATACCTGTTGGGCTTGGGCGCGAACGCGGGCGCCACCATGCTGGGGCTTATGGCCGCCGGGGCGTGGGCGGCCATGCTCATTGCCGCCTGGGTGTGGGAAAAGATGGGCTGGCAGGGCCCATTCGAATGGGTCCACCGCCATCTTGCTTACGGCAGGACGGGCGCGTTACCGGCGCGCAAGCCCCTCGAACAGTAG
- a CDS encoding GntP family permease has product MVLSFIGVVLSLIALVGLAYRGHSVIVVAPIAVLIAVLFSGAPLLGTYTQIFMPALGDFVTSYFPLFLFGAIFGYLMTATGLARYLARGITALFGPKRAMLSTVIATALLTYGGVSAWVVAFTIVPIATALFRESELPRRLMPAAIALGTITFALAALPGSPQIHNAIPTSYFGTNIYAAPWFGIISALLMMTLGMLWLSHRVKQLHQAGERFEPITKDGKVIETPAGLGDGEEDLEIGGEHFHVDRSDTDSSAPASLTTRVDRSVKVQGMLGLLPILVVIVVNFVFVYFLAGWLDTGYLAEEEFGSTDIDSLVGVWSPTAALATAVVVIVLMFPQRVKRSVADFSEGAKNAVVPCMTTASEVGYGAVIASLAIFAIIRDNMYQVSDNALVVSVVSTAVISGITGSSSGGLSITMQTLGGDLAELAQSQGISMELMHRVTAMASVSFDSLPHNGAILTMLIVCGMTHKLSYKDIAMVTVAIPLATLATMLGLSAVFTGLS; this is encoded by the coding sequence ATGGTCCTAAGCTTTATCGGCGTAGTCCTGTCCCTCATCGCCCTTGTCGGTCTGGCCTACCGTGGGCATTCCGTCATCGTGGTAGCACCGATAGCCGTACTAATAGCCGTCCTGTTTTCTGGTGCTCCGCTTCTGGGAACCTACACGCAGATTTTTATGCCCGCATTAGGAGACTTCGTTACCTCCTACTTCCCGCTTTTCCTCTTCGGCGCTATTTTCGGATATCTCATGACGGCTACCGGCCTGGCCCGTTATCTTGCCCGAGGAATCACTGCACTGTTTGGACCGAAACGCGCGATGCTCTCAACCGTGATTGCCACAGCCCTACTCACCTACGGGGGTGTGTCCGCGTGGGTTGTGGCGTTTACCATCGTCCCCATCGCTACTGCGCTCTTCCGTGAATCCGAGTTACCAAGGCGCCTTATGCCAGCGGCCATTGCTCTGGGTACCATTACCTTCGCACTCGCGGCTTTGCCGGGTTCTCCTCAAATCCACAATGCCATCCCAACTTCGTACTTCGGAACAAACATTTATGCGGCACCGTGGTTCGGAATCATTTCGGCGTTACTGATGATGACCCTGGGCATGCTCTGGCTAAGCCATCGTGTTAAGCAGCTCCACCAAGCTGGGGAACGCTTTGAACCGATCACTAAGGACGGAAAAGTCATAGAAACACCAGCCGGGTTAGGAGATGGTGAGGAAGATCTTGAGATCGGTGGCGAGCATTTTCATGTCGACCGCTCCGATACGGATTCCTCGGCCCCTGCTTCATTGACCACGAGAGTGGATAGGAGCGTCAAGGTCCAAGGAATGCTGGGGTTACTTCCAATTCTTGTGGTCATTGTGGTCAACTTCGTCTTCGTCTATTTCCTCGCCGGGTGGTTAGACACCGGCTACCTCGCTGAGGAAGAGTTTGGCAGCACGGATATTGACTCTCTCGTGGGCGTGTGGTCCCCCACCGCCGCGCTTGCAACAGCCGTTGTAGTAATCGTGTTGATGTTTCCTCAGCGGGTGAAAAGATCCGTGGCTGATTTTTCCGAGGGCGCGAAGAACGCCGTTGTCCCCTGTATGACCACGGCGAGCGAGGTTGGATACGGTGCGGTAATTGCGTCTCTTGCCATCTTTGCGATAATCCGCGACAACATGTACCAGGTTAGTGACAATGCCTTGGTCGTCTCCGTTGTCTCGACCGCCGTAATTTCCGGCATTACCGGATCCTCGTCTGGCGGCTTGAGTATCACAATGCAGACGCTTGGTGGCGATCTTGCCGAATTAGCCCAATCCCAAGGAATTAGCATGGAACTGATGCACCGAGTGACGGCAATGGCATCGGTTTCCTTCGACTCCTTGCCCCACAATGGCGCGATCCTCACGATGCTGATTGTTTGCGGCATGACCCATAAGCTTTCGTACAAGGATATCGCCATGGTCACGGTGGCCATCCCGTTGGCGACGCTTGCCACGATGCTCGGTCTCAGTGCGGTTTTTACTGGATTATCCTAG
- a CDS encoding TetR/AcrR family transcriptional regulator produces the protein MTRIDPAREPSAPMSTREKILSTSRRLFSENSFGDVSLKDIAEDAGVSVALIVKHFQNKDRLFEETVDFSVSSAALFAGPFTELGRTAIKETLTAPINAPYSMARMISVANGKTESLNAIGKRIKTDLMEVLASRIREEAPNPTPSPELRAQSAMSLLLGLSLMRRFGDTEFQAFSAQVLEDHYSQLLQELIDGESR, from the coding sequence ATGACCCGCATTGACCCAGCACGTGAACCATCGGCGCCTATGAGCACACGGGAGAAAATCCTTTCGACCTCACGTCGACTCTTCAGTGAAAACTCGTTTGGGGATGTGTCATTAAAAGACATCGCCGAAGACGCAGGGGTATCAGTGGCGCTAATCGTCAAGCACTTCCAGAACAAAGACCGTTTGTTCGAGGAAACCGTTGATTTCAGTGTCTCTTCAGCGGCCCTTTTTGCGGGCCCATTTACTGAGCTTGGGCGCACTGCTATCAAAGAGACACTCACGGCCCCCATCAACGCGCCTTATTCCATGGCCCGAATGATTTCCGTTGCCAATGGAAAGACCGAATCCTTGAATGCGATTGGAAAGCGAATCAAAACGGATTTGATGGAGGTCTTAGCGAGCAGGATTAGGGAAGAGGCTCCTAATCCCACACCATCGCCAGAGTTGCGTGCCCAGAGTGCAATGAGCCTCCTGCTTGGGCTTAGTTTGATGCGTCGTTTTGGAGACACAGAATTCCAAGCCTTCAGTGCTCAAGTTTTGGAGGACCATTATTCGCAGCTGTTGCAAGAACTGATTGATGGTGAATCGAGATAG
- the mmsB gene encoding 3-hydroxyisobutyrate dehydrogenase, with translation MTRIAFIGLGNMGGPMAANLAAAGHEVSGFDVVEEARKKATARGVDAVDTVTAAAQGAEVLITMLPNGGLVKQVITQILDADPTPRLFIDSSTISVAEAREVGELLESNGSRFIDAPVSGGVAGSEAGTLAFMVGGSEAAFTEAKPLLEIMGRTVTHCGSAGNGQAVKACNNMILAVQQIVLAEAIVLGERLGLDHQAFFDVVSNATGNSWSLSVNAPVPDVVPSSPANNGFKPGFASALMLKDLKLAMASAEETGTDTVLGRIAAEQYAKFVEDGHAELDFSAIINEVRAKEN, from the coding sequence ATGACTCGCATCGCATTCATCGGTTTGGGCAATATGGGTGGCCCAATGGCTGCTAATCTCGCAGCCGCCGGCCATGAGGTATCAGGCTTCGATGTTGTTGAAGAAGCTCGCAAAAAAGCTACCGCCAGGGGTGTCGACGCGGTGGACACGGTAACTGCGGCGGCCCAGGGCGCCGAGGTATTAATCACCATGCTTCCAAACGGTGGTTTGGTTAAACAGGTCATCACTCAAATCTTGGACGCCGACCCAACCCCCCGCTTGTTCATCGATTCCTCCACCATCTCAGTGGCGGAGGCACGTGAGGTTGGTGAGTTACTGGAATCAAATGGTTCCCGATTCATCGATGCCCCGGTTTCAGGTGGCGTAGCGGGTTCAGAGGCCGGCACCCTAGCCTTCATGGTTGGTGGTTCTGAAGCGGCTTTCACCGAGGCTAAGCCTCTACTCGAAATAATGGGACGCACCGTGACCCACTGTGGTAGCGCTGGCAATGGCCAAGCTGTTAAGGCCTGCAATAATATGATTCTCGCAGTTCAGCAGATAGTACTTGCGGAGGCCATCGTATTAGGAGAGCGTCTTGGCCTCGATCACCAGGCCTTCTTTGATGTTGTTTCCAACGCGACCGGCAATTCATGGTCCTTATCCGTCAACGCCCCTGTGCCAGATGTTGTTCCAAGCTCCCCGGCGAATAATGGATTTAAGCCGGGCTTCGCATCGGCTCTGATGCTCAAAGACCTCAAGCTAGCGATGGCCTCAGCCGAGGAGACCGGAACTGATACCGTGCTGGGCCGCATCGCCGCTGAGCAGTACGCCAAATTCGTAGAGGATGGCCACGCGGAACTTGATTTCTCCGCGATCATCAACGAAGTCCGAGCCAAGGAGAATTAA
- a CDS encoding CoA-acylating methylmalonate-semialdehyde dehydrogenase codes for MNTILHYVDGKPYEGTSGNTQPVLNPSLGKAQADVVLANKADVDYVIASAQKAQKGWAAQNPQKRIRVIMKWIQLIHANMDELARQLSLEHGKTFPDAKGDILRGVDVLEFALGAPHQLKGEYSPEVGTGIDTYSLRQPLGVVAGITPFNFPAMIPLWKAGPALAAGNTFVLKPSERDPSVPNRLAELFIEAGGPAGVLNVVHGGKDAVDAILDSEVIKAVGFVGSTPIAKYIYERCAATGKRSQCFGGAKNHAIVLPDADIEATADTLVGAAFGSAGERCMALSVVVPVGKDTADKLRDALQKRIPDLKVGHSLDPEADYGPLVTAEARDRVVRLVGEGVEAGADLINDGRELDLSGIEHEGESIEDGFYTGPSFFDNVTTDMSIYTEEIFGPVLCMVRAETLEEAIKLPNDHIYGNGVAIFTQSGGAARDFVQNVQVGMVGVNVPIPVPIAYHTFGGWKASGFGDLNQHGPDSFRFYTKTKTVTSRWPEDENAGPQFTMPVMD; via the coding sequence ATGAACACTATCCTCCACTACGTTGACGGCAAACCCTACGAAGGCACCAGTGGGAATACCCAGCCTGTACTCAACCCATCGCTGGGTAAAGCTCAGGCGGATGTAGTTCTAGCTAACAAAGCCGATGTCGATTACGTGATTGCTTCTGCGCAGAAGGCACAGAAGGGCTGGGCCGCGCAGAACCCGCAAAAGCGTATTCGCGTCATCATGAAGTGGATTCAGCTCATCCACGCCAACATGGATGAGCTGGCCCGCCAGCTTTCACTCGAGCATGGTAAGACCTTCCCAGATGCCAAAGGTGATATCCTCCGCGGCGTTGACGTGCTGGAATTCGCACTTGGCGCGCCTCATCAGTTGAAGGGTGAGTATTCTCCAGAGGTCGGTACTGGCATTGATACCTACTCGCTGCGCCAGCCGCTGGGTGTAGTAGCAGGCATTACTCCATTTAACTTCCCAGCGATGATCCCCCTATGGAAGGCCGGGCCTGCACTGGCAGCGGGTAACACGTTCGTCCTAAAACCGTCCGAGCGCGATCCATCCGTCCCTAACCGCCTAGCCGAGTTGTTCATCGAAGCAGGTGGCCCAGCCGGCGTTCTCAATGTCGTTCATGGCGGCAAGGACGCAGTAGACGCAATCTTGGACTCCGAGGTTATTAAGGCCGTTGGTTTCGTGGGCTCCACCCCGATTGCGAAATACATCTACGAGCGCTGTGCGGCCACCGGCAAGCGCTCCCAATGCTTCGGCGGCGCAAAGAATCATGCAATCGTCCTGCCTGATGCCGATATCGAAGCCACCGCAGACACCCTGGTAGGCGCCGCGTTCGGTTCCGCCGGTGAACGATGCATGGCGCTATCCGTAGTGGTTCCAGTCGGCAAGGACACTGCAGACAAGCTCCGCGATGCTCTCCAGAAGCGCATCCCTGATCTCAAGGTTGGGCACTCGCTGGATCCCGAAGCCGATTACGGCCCACTCGTCACGGCAGAAGCTCGTGACCGCGTGGTACGCCTAGTCGGCGAGGGCGTCGAAGCCGGAGCCGATTTGATTAATGATGGCCGTGAACTGGATCTTAGCGGCATTGAGCACGAAGGCGAGTCGATTGAAGACGGTTTCTACACGGGCCCATCTTTCTTCGACAACGTCACCACCGATATGTCCATCTATACCGAAGAAATCTTTGGCCCAGTTCTGTGTATGGTTCGCGCGGAAACCCTCGAGGAGGCTATCAAGCTGCCAAACGATCATATCTATGGCAATGGCGTTGCAATCTTCACCCAATCCGGTGGCGCCGCTCGGGACTTCGTCCAGAATGTCCAGGTCGGCATGGTCGGCGTGAACGTTCCTATCCCTGTGCCAATCGCATATCACACCTTCGGTGGCTGGAAGGCTTCCGGATTTGGCGACCTGAATCAGCATGGGCCAGACTCCTTCCGCTTCTACACCAAGACAAAGACGGTCACCTCGCGTTGGCCGGAGGATGAAAATGCCGGCCCACAATTCACCATGCCGGTGATGGACTAA
- a CDS encoding GNAT family N-acetyltransferase, translated as MTVQLNWEADVILNEGDIATLRPVRDDDRQKLRQFWGKLSDKSKYLRFFSTHPTLTDQDLDDWLDTDGYDKVTLVIEERDHIVAVASYKIVEQLLPARVGDVSFLVQDSHHGKGIGPILLEHLAEIGREGKIERFFAEMLTQNRHMVKVFIAAGYRVKPELEDGYITVDFTIAAHEVSREVLERRELRSEANSIRRLLNPKSVAVLGSIENVRTIIPSLVAGKFRGNLHILTTESADSYMADAIANIDEDVDLLLLGRIDDQFDSVLDAAARKNVAGIVAVAGSQNHGLSRERSMEIVAKARDHGIRALGPAALGIINTYPSVQLNASPAPMPRHGRVGLFTQSAGVATVMLSSAVENGTGLSSFIASGSYADVTGNDVIQYWSDDERTDICLLSLDYIGNPRKFFRVLHRLALQKHVVVFLPSRALKSARHYDIEGLTAATPEALDEVIRQTGSMVVTRRETMYNVARLLARQPLPKGNRVAVISNSLGLVQQMAQSAERFGLVPQLQELVIDYPVVGIPKAVETVLEDPTVDAVLVTVVDVDSSVLAPVHQRLESIASTTTDVPLVASYTGFDRPSFPTTDSEEKGQLPLFHTYADALEALSLIHATEIKREEAKPLEEDEIAKGDKQTARAIVEDILRDAPEGRWATDEECAAILSAYGVDIVPWKAVNSYEEAIEAAIEQGWDVVLKCVSPVVRGRNELPTVVRHIKDRDSMAEAWKTISLMAKELGLDAQGDPRVLEPVVQTNVSAGASLAIKAFEDPVLGPIVSVGMTGIASDLLEDLSWRVPPMRRRDARSMLESLKAAPLLGGYKGTKSSRMDTLEDVIMAVSALNDDIASVVDIELTPVIAAVESTPVVGARMRVAPLKDVRDPLARKIS; from the coding sequence ATGACGGTCCAATTGAATTGGGAAGCAGATGTCATTCTCAACGAAGGCGATATCGCTACCTTGCGCCCAGTACGTGACGACGATCGGCAAAAACTGAGGCAGTTCTGGGGAAAGCTTTCTGATAAATCCAAATATTTGAGGTTCTTTTCAACGCATCCCACTTTGACGGATCAAGATCTCGATGACTGGCTGGACACCGATGGGTATGACAAAGTCACGCTTGTTATAGAGGAGCGTGACCATATCGTTGCTGTCGCGAGCTATAAAATCGTGGAGCAGCTCTTGCCGGCTCGCGTGGGGGATGTTTCCTTCCTGGTGCAGGATTCTCACCATGGAAAGGGAATCGGCCCAATTTTGCTAGAGCATCTCGCGGAGATCGGTCGCGAGGGGAAGATTGAACGTTTCTTCGCTGAAATGCTTACCCAGAATCGCCATATGGTGAAAGTCTTTATAGCTGCGGGGTACAGAGTAAAACCGGAGCTTGAAGATGGTTACATTACAGTCGATTTCACGATCGCAGCGCACGAGGTTTCCCGCGAAGTTTTAGAGCGTCGGGAACTTCGCTCGGAGGCTAATTCCATCAGACGGCTCTTGAACCCTAAGTCAGTCGCGGTATTGGGGTCCATCGAAAACGTGCGGACGATCATTCCATCGTTAGTGGCGGGAAAGTTCCGGGGAAATCTCCACATCCTTACTACCGAGAGTGCGGATTCGTACATGGCGGATGCCATCGCCAACATTGATGAAGACGTTGATCTGTTGTTGCTCGGGCGCATCGATGACCAATTTGATAGTGTGCTCGACGCAGCAGCACGCAAGAACGTGGCTGGCATCGTGGCAGTTGCGGGTTCGCAAAACCACGGTCTCAGCCGGGAACGCTCGATGGAGATCGTAGCGAAAGCTCGTGATCATGGGATTCGTGCTCTCGGTCCGGCAGCTCTTGGGATTATTAATACGTATCCCAGCGTGCAGTTAAACGCATCACCTGCGCCGATGCCAAGGCATGGCAGGGTTGGTTTGTTTACTCAGTCCGCGGGTGTCGCTACGGTAATGCTTTCTTCGGCTGTTGAGAATGGCACTGGGCTTTCATCTTTTATTGCGTCTGGTTCTTACGCCGATGTCACTGGCAATGATGTCATCCAGTACTGGTCCGATGACGAACGCACCGATATCTGCCTGTTGTCGCTGGATTACATTGGTAATCCGCGCAAGTTTTTCCGAGTACTACACCGTCTGGCTTTACAAAAGCATGTGGTGGTTTTCTTGCCGTCTCGCGCACTGAAGTCAGCGCGGCACTATGACATCGAAGGGCTTACTGCAGCTACGCCGGAAGCTCTAGATGAAGTAATTCGGCAGACGGGGTCGATGGTCGTCACTCGTCGCGAGACTATGTACAACGTTGCGCGACTCCTCGCTCGGCAGCCCTTACCAAAGGGAAACCGTGTGGCCGTTATCTCGAACTCTTTGGGACTAGTCCAGCAAATGGCGCAATCAGCTGAGAGGTTTGGTCTTGTTCCACAACTGCAGGAACTCGTTATCGACTACCCGGTTGTGGGAATCCCCAAAGCCGTGGAAACCGTATTGGAAGACCCCACTGTGGATGCCGTCTTGGTGACGGTGGTGGACGTCGATTCATCCGTGCTAGCCCCAGTGCATCAGCGGTTAGAAAGCATTGCCTCAACGACAACCGATGTGCCGTTGGTGGCCAGTTACACAGGTTTCGATCGCCCGTCATTTCCAACGACGGATAGCGAGGAGAAGGGACAGCTTCCGCTGTTTCACACCTACGCTGATGCTTTAGAGGCTCTGAGTCTGATCCACGCGACTGAAATCAAGCGTGAGGAGGCTAAACCGCTCGAAGAAGATGAGATAGCTAAAGGTGATAAACAAACTGCCCGCGCCATCGTCGAGGACATTCTGCGTGATGCTCCGGAAGGTCGATGGGCAACTGATGAAGAATGCGCAGCCATATTGTCTGCCTACGGCGTAGACATAGTCCCTTGGAAGGCGGTGAACAGCTATGAAGAAGCGATTGAAGCTGCCATTGAACAAGGCTGGGACGTAGTCCTGAAGTGTGTGAGCCCTGTGGTTCGAGGACGAAATGAGCTGCCGACGGTAGTTCGCCACATCAAAGACAGGGACTCCATGGCTGAAGCATGGAAAACCATTAGCCTGATGGCCAAGGAACTTGGGCTTGATGCCCAAGGGGATCCAAGAGTGTTGGAACCGGTAGTCCAGACCAACGTTTCTGCAGGTGCTTCCTTAGCTATCAAGGCATTCGAAGATCCTGTACTAGGGCCCATCGTTTCTGTAGGTATGACGGGAATCGCATCTGACCTGTTGGAGGATCTGTCGTGGCGCGTCCCTCCGATGCGGCGTCGCGATGCACGATCCATGTTGGAGTCGCTCAAGGCTGCACCGTTGCTGGGTGGGTATAAGGGCACCAAGTCATCGAGGATGGACACCCTGGAAGACGTGATAATGGCGGTCAGCGCGCTTAACGATGACATCGCGTCCGTGGTGGACATTGAATTGACACCGGTTATTGCCGCGGTGGAGAGCACCCCAGTGGTTGGTGCCAGGATGCGAGTCGCGCCATTGAAGGACGTACGTGATCCGTTAGCTAGGAAGATAAGTTAG
- a CDS encoding acetoin utilization protein AcuC codes for MTTLGVEPRPLLVITEEMYSYSFGDDHPWVADRAKVAVDVASHFGLLGQFDVSYPHPLDDATLRLVHSQDYIDATRSGAPNPKYGIGTDDNPLNPQLPEAASRIAAGTLDAVKAVFEGVAPRAVNLSGGLHHAFASSMSGFCLYNDAAIAIQWLLDHGLERVAYVDFDAHHGDGVESIFWNDPRVLTISIHESGLYLFPNTGFAKDIGGPNAAGTAVNVALPKDASDDEWLQTIHAIIPPLLKKFRPQFVISQHGADPHRDDPLADLQISINAMARAYHSMREWAESFADGKWVAVGGGGYRMDSVARAWTQVLAAVADVELNLSAKMPDYWESKFGSGVSRTLGDAGVSALIDNFDPHRIVTHCPHPALVQTSGYVFPYWGLRPYG; via the coding sequence ATGACGACTTTAGGGGTTGAGCCTCGGCCACTGCTGGTTATCACGGAGGAAATGTATTCCTATTCATTTGGTGATGACCATCCTTGGGTGGCGGACCGGGCTAAAGTGGCCGTGGACGTTGCCAGCCATTTCGGATTACTTGGTCAGTTTGACGTTTCATATCCTCATCCACTGGATGACGCGACCCTTCGGTTGGTGCACTCTCAGGATTACATCGATGCCACTCGCAGCGGAGCGCCCAATCCGAAGTACGGTATCGGCACCGATGACAATCCCCTCAATCCACAGCTTCCGGAGGCGGCGTCAAGAATTGCGGCTGGAACGCTCGATGCTGTCAAAGCCGTATTCGAGGGCGTGGCTCCGCGGGCCGTGAATCTCTCGGGTGGTCTCCACCACGCCTTTGCGAGCTCCATGTCGGGTTTCTGCTTGTACAACGATGCTGCGATTGCGATTCAGTGGTTACTTGACCATGGGCTAGAGCGCGTGGCTTACGTCGATTTCGACGCTCACCACGGCGATGGCGTGGAATCTATTTTCTGGAATGATCCCCGAGTTCTGACTATTTCCATCCATGAATCGGGGCTCTATCTCTTTCCTAACACTGGGTTTGCCAAGGACATCGGCGGCCCTAATGCTGCGGGAACGGCGGTCAATGTGGCATTACCAAAGGACGCCTCCGATGATGAGTGGCTGCAAACTATTCACGCGATTATCCCGCCATTGTTGAAAAAATTTCGACCGCAATTCGTCATCAGTCAACACGGGGCTGACCCCCATCGCGATGACCCGTTGGCGGATCTCCAGATCTCAATCAATGCGATGGCGCGTGCATATCACTCCATGAGGGAGTGGGCTGAGTCTTTTGCCGACGGCAAATGGGTAGCGGTAGGCGGGGGTGGTTATCGCATGGACTCCGTTGCTAGAGCCTGGACACAGGTTCTTGCAGCGGTTGCCGATGTCGAGTTGAATCTCTCTGCGAAGATGCCGGATTATTGGGAGTCCAAGTTCGGTTCGGGTGTTTCCAGAACCTTAGGAGATGCGGGAGTTTCTGCGTTAATAGACAACTTTGATCCGCATCGAATTGTCACCCACTGCCCGCACCCAGCTTTGGTTCAGACCTCGGGGTATGTCTTTCCTTATTGGGGATTGCGGCCGTACGGATAA
- a CDS encoding SDR family NAD(P)-dependent oxidoreductase, with protein sequence MKLDNSISAVVTGGASGLGAATAEALHNAGVHVIAFDLKKSIDKAQEIGSAIDGVTYLDVDVTDYDAVTEGIEAAVSIAPLRLAVNCAGICPSQRILSRKGTHDPQLFATTINVNLMGTFHVMTAAAAAIAANEPIDEDGQRGVIINTASVAAFEGQVGQAAYAASKGAVQALSITAARDLASNGIRVNTIAPGVVLTPMMEQITPEFREKLEELVQFPSRMAKPEEFAKLVTQIADNNYLNGETIRLDGALRMPPR encoded by the coding sequence ATGAAGCTTGATAACTCTATTTCTGCTGTAGTCACGGGCGGCGCGTCCGGTTTGGGCGCGGCGACCGCCGAAGCACTCCACAACGCAGGCGTCCATGTCATAGCCTTCGATCTCAAAAAATCTATCGACAAAGCCCAGGAAATCGGCTCCGCTATCGATGGCGTGACCTATCTCGACGTAGACGTGACAGACTATGACGCCGTTACGGAAGGCATAGAGGCTGCGGTTTCAATCGCCCCACTCCGCCTCGCTGTCAATTGCGCGGGCATCTGCCCTTCCCAACGCATTCTTTCCCGCAAGGGCACTCACGATCCCCAACTCTTCGCTACGACAATCAACGTTAACTTGATGGGCACGTTCCACGTCATGACTGCCGCAGCCGCTGCCATTGCTGCAAATGAGCCAATAGATGAAGATGGGCAGCGCGGCGTCATAATTAACACGGCATCCGTAGCAGCATTCGAAGGACAGGTAGGGCAAGCCGCTTACGCCGCTTCCAAGGGTGCAGTTCAAGCACTCTCTATTACCGCGGCCCGTGACCTTGCTTCTAACGGTATTCGCGTCAACACAATCGCTCCAGGCGTTGTACTAACACCGATGATGGAGCAAATTACCCCTGAGTTCCGAGAGAAACTCGAGGAACTGGTTCAGTTCCCCTCCCGCATGGCAAAGCCGGAAGAGTTTGCAAAGCTCGTCACGCAAATAGCTGACAATAATTACCTTAATGGTGAAACAATTCGCCTGGATGGTGCGCTGCGTATGCCGCCACGCTAA